Genomic segment of Synergistaceae bacterium:
CCGAGGGCCGCGCTCTGCGTGTAACCGTAAGAGTAAGCCCAGGTTCCCATGCGACCGCTTCCGCCCGCCTCGATGACGGCCTGTTCGAGTTTCTTGAGGATCGCGGACCAGTCGCCCTTTTCACTGGAAAAATCGATGCCCAGGGCTCCGGGGTAGCCCATCAGGGGAGAGGGCAAGTCAGCCTCCACAAAACTGCCGCCCAGCGCCGCGATGCGGTTCAGCAAGGGTTCAGTGTGGGCGTTGTTCGTGCAGAAGAAGGCGGCGTCGGAGCCGTATTTTTCGAGCCACGCTGCCACGTTTTCGAGGATGAACTGTTGCGCGCCAGCCACGCCCACGTCGGTCGTCGGGTCGGGAGCTGTCTCGAAGACGAACTTGATCCCCAGGTCTTTACAGGCCTCTTCCATGATGGCGCGGCGGCGCCCCAGCGTTTCGTAGCTCATGTGGCGCGGGAAGGAGATGTGGACGAAGGTTTTTGCGCCCAGTTTCTGGGCTCCCAGGGGAATCGTGTAGCCGCGCGAAATATTGTCAGTGTTGACCGCAAGGTCGGCCACCGATGTGATAACGCCGGGGTCTTCGTGGGCTTCGCCCGCCAGAAGAAGGATGTCCGGGCGTCTCTCGCGGATGCGGCGGAACCCTTCCGTCGTTC
This window contains:
- a CDS encoding DUF3798 domain-containing protein, translated to MKKFSLIAVLVVICALTACAAWAAEAEFHIGIMTSTVSQSEDNLRGAERLIEEYGSTSDGGMITHLTYPDQFMSEMETTISQLAGLADDPKMKVVVVNEAVPGTTEGFRRIRERRPDILLLAGEAHEDPGVITSVADLAVNTDNISRGYTIPLGAQKLGAKTFVHISFPRHMSYETLGRRRAIMEEACKDLGIKFVFETAPDPTTDVGVAGAQQFILENVAAWLEKYGSDAAFFCTNNAHTEPLLNRIAALGGSFVEADLPSPLMGYPGALGIDFSSEKGDWSAILKKLEQAVIEAGGSGRMGTWAYSYGYTQSAALGEFGKRIVEGTAKLDSIRDLLDCYNKYTPGAKWNASYYIDAGTGVRNRKFGLVYQDTYIFGKGYLDLTSVEVPDKYYSIGK